The following coding sequences are from one Scylla paramamosain isolate STU-SP2022 chromosome 21, ASM3559412v1, whole genome shotgun sequence window:
- the LOC135110966 gene encoding titin-like isoform X2: protein MVSAHNWRLACIACPSLPVLYALTSSDLETDATLLITDNRAYGWPPKGSGIREPSKSESPGSERQWQGDSWRRPNRWDQSPQTPTQQSMPSTPQPVQSAEPQANLVRDLNYFPYWDNDPPDQSPEGEPPVNSTMSVHAGDGDTLTGNESPVASQPQHKSTLTWTPVQPATDSKQQQQANTNPPAKMSATVLRKRSADPPLAPQNECVTRVSQGQTDQGENREVRQPQQIRTRKIDTEPQNDRNSTDNNTKNKQEATDARPPIKRWRSRDETNPVKPRDDLTDRKNIFQRENSRDEERFRQEREKREELRNKRDELRRREQTEREKREELRKTEQEKEQENRSSIDDIRKRHEREREELRRLQEERDRQEAQMRQKSERDKIVNQQMNEKAEKDKQTGLNNQNKPLLRKTSRPEPEEVLRKTSRPEPEVLRKTSQLEPEQLLRKTSRPEPEEVLRKTSKPEPEVLRKTSRPEPEERVRKTSHPEPERMLKKTSRPEPEEVLRKTSRPEPEGLRKTSKPEPEGLLRKTSKIEPEEVLRKTSKLEPEGLLRKTSRPEPEGTLRKISKPESEGAQRKTSQPEPERVLRKTSGQETSEAPRKTSNQEPDKMCRKTSTEQMLKRSSKQEPEELLGKTSKQESDNEEPECLQDRVSRFGVQLRSRKQSNPPPPPKGPLPSESEEDLALMNDKNKLSNIKNKWESKIQNENEQRDRRRSLTQKPNKMENETSRKESMIENKPESRVETNETEKKPIKNSQTAPGKQLTQDQKDTQSKEGLQGKKDPSNKLVMHPTDQKERASEKPKDKDEKDSTEKVKQGLFFQDIKLKKAKTNIPEKTRPENKNFLEEVKLRKVETKPRPVHRVNSVVEFSDDEDDFLEERSEESDTESESEDSEEETDEDEETSEEESEEEEEEEEEEEKQTKIDNKAKKTETPQPTPQTNTPFEEVPRWEEPLTEEEEPELIWDQSTEDIISQSNNTLESPVPWWEQPQDAGSNNALESPVPWWEQPQDAGSNNTLESPVPWWEQPQDAGSNNALESPVPWWEQPQDAREWSPGSPVFKKDVFESMKVQSQPPPPPPPPSSKKQKDEGSGPPPPPPMPGLPPPPPPQPGSHPKRPTSAVKKQKLDQLKKAARSRPDWNGLLRDIESGIKLRRLPSCDKMDRSTPMLPNSRGKGGKFVYESEKPMAHNQLLHEIHRGVKLRKVKTNDRSKPCFKALGVKKLRRQLTMENINKLESIPSSSDEEEDIDKMRDDLQATKGQLEDEIKNRKKLERESKIYKIDIAALQAEVKRLKRQLRSAGINDPKPMTNGEADEIVPKLEKSMSKLRMHEDEVLDFSELDTLETEINNLKGQVDSYKKQAEDYTNKYNEVNQKLIVAENSASEWELRSNYYEKKFKALQKEHCIELPDIEIVGVQTDPIDFTPPPPSSPTEDDDRIPFPMPSKSGSRRSFASSVHKMESFKEEEEDDEDDDEEEEETEEESEESEEETEEEDEEKAAEKRAQNAARRLERDIKLMTNKLNNIKSKEERTREERKTIRDRMIKCCHDMKAEREMYFKTKRELDEMASAFKASDDEDDSSEDEDDSDDSDDSDEEEVPRKKEEGEEWWLDDTTKKPIKLKKKKKKKLDANGEEEKDSEQLPDIQEPVWSESEQEESEVDDEKNDSEKRLTKLKTRTQKHEQKHATLRKDVSALKTKLEHSEELLAAEKRRRQRLDEELHIMLAELS, encoded by the exons GCCTCCTAAAGGATCAGGAATTCGAGAGCCTTCAAAATCTGAAAGTCCTGGTTCTGAGCGTCAGTGGCAAGGAGACTCTTGGAGGCGACCCAATCGCTGGGACCAGTCACCACAAACTCCGACACAGCAGTCCATGCCTTCCACACCACAACCTGTCCAGTCTGCAGAGCCACAAGCAAATCTTGTCAGG GACTTGAACTACTTTCCCTATTGGGACAATGATCCACCAGACCAGAGTCCTGAGGGG GAGCCTCCAGTCAACAGCACTATGTCAGTGCATGCAGGTGATGGTGACACCTTGACTGGG AATGAAAGTCCTGTAGCTTCACAACCTCAACACAAATCAACTTTA ACCTGGACTCCAGTTCAGCCAGCAACAGACAGCAAACAACAGCAA CAAGCAAACACAAATCCTCCAGCAAAAATGTCAGCTACAGTGCTCAGAAAAAGGAGTGCTGACCCACCACTTGCCCCACAGAATGAATGTGTAACTAGGGTCAGCCAAGGTCAGACAGACCAGGGAGAGAACAGGGAAGTAAGGCAGCCACAGCAGATAAGAACACGGAAAATAGACACTGAACCTCAGAATGACAGAAACTCTACAGATAATAATACAAAGAACAAGCAGGAAGCTACTGATGCACGTCCACCCATAAAAAGATGGAGGAGCAGGGATGAAACAAATCCTGTGAAACCCAGGGATGATTtaacagacagaaaaaatatatttcagaGGGAAAACAGCAGAGATGAAGAGCGTTtcagacaagaaagagaaaaaagggaagagctgagaaataaaagagatgaacttaggagaagagaacaaactgaaagagaaaagagagaggaactaCGAAAGACGGAAcaggaaaaagaacaggaaaacagaAGTTCAATAGATGATATACGCAAaagacatgaaagagagagagaagaactgaGGCGATTacaggaggaaagagacagacaggaagcaCAAATGAGACAGAAATCAGAAAGAGACAAGATAGTCAATCagcaaatgaatgaaaaggCTGAGAAAGATAAGCAAACAGGACTAAATAATCAGAATAAACCACTTTTAAGAAAGACTAGTAGACCTGAGCCTGAAGAAGTGTTGAGGAAGACCAGTCGACCTGAGCCTGAAGTACTGAGAAAGACAAGTCAGCTGGAACCTGAACAACTGTTACGGAAGACCAGTCGTCCTGAGCCTGAAGAGGTGTTGAGAAAGACTAGTAAACCTGAGCCTGAAGTACTGAGAAAGACCAGTCGACCTGAGCctgaagaaagagtgagaaaaacaaGTCATCCAGAGCCTGAACGAATGCTTAAGAAAACCAGTCGACCTGAGCCTGAAGAAGTGCTGAGAAAAACCAGTAGACCAGAGCCTGAAGGACTCAGGAAGACCAGTAAACCAGAGCCTGAAGGATTACTGAGAAAAACTAGCAAAATTGAGCCTGAAGAAGTGTTGAGAAAGACCAGTAAATTAGAGCCAGAGGGACTACTGAGAAAAACTAGTCGGCCAGAACCGGAAGGAACACTGAGGAAAATTAGTAAACCAGAGTCTGAAGGGGCACAAAGAAAGACTAGCCAACCTGAACCTGAAAGAGTATTGCGAAAAACAAGTGGTCAAGAAACTTCAGAAGCTCCCAGGAAGACAAGTAATCAAGAACCTGATAAAATGTGCAGAAAAACTAGCACTGAGCAAATGCTAAAAAGGAGCAGTAAACAAGAGCCTGAAGAATTACTGGGGAAAACTAGTAAACAAGAGAGTGATAATGAAGAGCCAGAATGCTTGCAGGACAGAGTAAGTAGGTTTGGTGTACAGCTAAGATCCAGGAAGCAGtcaaatccaccaccaccacctaaagGACCTCTTCCCTCTGAAAGTGAAGAAGACTTGGCTCTCATGAATGACAAGAATAAGTTGTCTAATATCAAAAATAAATGGgagtcaaaaatacaaaatgaaaatgaacagAGAGATAGAAGGCGAAGTTTGACCCAAAAACCtaataaaatggaaaatgaaacaaGTAGGAAGGAGTCCATGATTGAAAACAAACCAGAAAGTAGAGTTGAAACAAATGAAACAGAGAAGAAACCCATTAAAAATTCCCAAACAGCTCCTGGAAAACAACTAACTCAGGATCAAAAAGATACCCAAAGTAAAGAAGGCTTGCAAGGTAAAAAGGATCCTTCAAACAAGCTGGTAATGCATCCTACTGATCAAAAAGAGAGAGCTTCAGAAAAACCAaaggataaagatgaaaaagacaGTACAGAAAAAGTAAAGCAAGGTTTATTTTTCCAAGATATCAAATTAAAGAAAGCTAAAACAAATATTCCTGAAAAAACAAGACCAGAAAACAAAAACTTTCTTGAAGAAGTCAAATTACGGAAGGTTGAGACAAAACCGCGTCCTGTTCACCGT GTAAATAGTGTAGTAGAGTTCTCAGATGATGAGGATGACTTCTTAGAAGAAAGA AGTGAAGAATCTGATACAGAATCAGAGTCAGAGGACTCAGAAGAGGAAACTGATGAAGACGAGGAAACATCAGAAGAagaatcagaggaggaggaggaggaggaggaggaggaggagaaacaaacaaaaatagataataaggCTAAGAAGACT GAAACACCACAGCCCACTCCTCAGACCAACACTCCG TTTGAGGAAGTTCCAAGGTGGGAGGAGCCATTAACTGAAGag GAAGAACCAGAGTTGATTTGGGACCAGTCTACAGAAGACATAATCTCTCAG TCTAACAATACTCTGGAAAGTCCTGTTCCATGGTGGGAACAACCTCAGGATGCAGGG TCTAACAATGCTCTGGAAAGTCCTGTTCCATGGTGGGAACAACCTCAGGATGCAGGG TCTAACAATACTCTGGAAAGTCCTGTTCCATGGTGGGAACAACCTCAGGATGCAGGG TCTAACAATGCTCTGGAAAGTCCTGTTCCATGGTGGGAACAACCTCAGGATGCCAGG GAATGGAGTCCAGGTTCACCAGTTTTCAAGAAAGATGTGTTTGAGAGTATG AAGGTGCAATCCCAgccaccaccccctccaccaccaccatcatctaaaaaacaaaaa GATGAAGGCTCAGgacctcccccacctcccccaatGCCTggactgccaccaccaccaccacctcagcctGGGAGCCACCCAAAGAGACCAACTTCTGCTGTCAAGAAACAAAAACTTGACCAACTTAAAAAGGCCGCCCGATCACGACCTGATTGGAATGGTCTACTGCGAGATATTGAG AGTGGTATTAAGCTTCGACGCTTGCCCTCCTGTGACAAAATGGACAGATCCACCCCTATGCTTCCAAACTCCAGAGGGAAAGGTGGCAAG TTCGTCTATGAATCAGAGAAGCCCATGGCCCACAATCAGTTGCTTCATGAAATTCATCGAGGTGTGAAGTTGCGTAAGGTCAAGACCAATGACAGGAGCAAGCCATGCTTCAAGGCTCTAG gtgTGAAGAAACTTCGCCGTCAACTTACtatggaaaacatcaacaaactGGAGAGCATTCCATCCTCCtcagatgaggaagaagatatTGATAAGATGAGGGATGACCTGCAGGCTACCAAAGGACAGCTTGAAGATGAGattaagaatagaaagaaactgGAAAGAGAAAGCAAGATTTATAAAATTGACATAGCTGCTTTACAAGCAGAAGTAAAAAGGCTGAAAAGACAACTAAGAAGTGCAGGCATTAATGATCCAAAGCCAATGACTAATGGTGAAGCAGATGAAATTGTGCCAAAATTAGAAAAATCCATGAGTAAATTACGAATGCATGAAGATGAAGTTTTGGACTTCTCTGAATTAGATACATTAGAGACTGAAATTAATAACCTTAAAGGTCAAGTAGATTCATACAAGAAACAAGCTGAGGActatacaaataaatacaatgaagtTAACCAAAAGTTAATTGTAGCTGAAAATTCTGCTTCAGAATGGGAGCTCCGTAGCAACTATTATGAAAAGAAATTCAAGGCCTTGCAGAAGGAACACTGCATTGAGCTCCCAGATATAGAAATTGTTGGTGTACAGACAGATCCTATAGATtttactccaccaccaccttcatcaccgaCAGAGGATGATGATAGGATACCTTTCCCCATGCCATCAAAATCAGGTTCCCGCAGAAGCTTTGCTTCATCAGTTCATAAAATGGAGAGctttaaagaggaggaagaggatgatgaagatgatgatgaggaggaggaggaaactgaagaAGAATCTGAAGAAtctgaagaagaaacagaagaggaagatgaagagaaagcaGCAGAGAAAAGAGCTCAAAATGCTGCACGAAGATTAGAAAGAGACATCAAGCTGATGACTAACAAACTTAATAACATAAAgtccaaagaagaaagaacacgagaggaaagaaagacaataagGGACAGAATGATAAAATGTTGTCATGACATGAAGGCTGAACGAGAGATGTACTTTAAAACTAAGAGAGAACTTGATGAAATGGCATCAGCTTTCAAAGCAtctgatgatgaagatgacagtagtgaagatgaagatgattcTGATGATTCTGATGATTCTGATGAGGAGGAAGTTcctaggaagaaagaagagggtgaAGAATGGTGGCTTGATGATACCACCAAAAAGCCAATAAAacttaagaagaaaaagaaaaagaaacttgatgctaatggagaagaggaaaaagattcTGAACAATTGCCTGATATACAAGAACCTGTGTGGAGTGAGTCTGAGCAAGAAGAGAGTGAGGTggatgatgaaaagaatgacAGTGAGAAAAGATTGACTAAACTTAAAACTAGAACACAAAAGCATGAGCAAAAACATGCCACTCTCAGGAAGGATGTAAGTGCTCTGAAGACTAAGTTAGAACATTCTGAAGAATTGCTTGCTGCAGAGAAGCGGAGACGCCAAAGATTGGATGAGGAACTTCACATTATGTTGGCTGAGTTATCATAG
- the LOC135110966 gene encoding trichohyalin-like isoform X22 → MVSAHNWRLACIACPSLPVLYALTSSDLETDATLLITDNRAYGWPPKGSGIREPSKSESPGSERQWQGDSWRRPNRWDQSPQTPTQQSMPSTPQPVQSAEPQANLVRNESPVASQPQHKSTLTWTPVQPATDSKQQQQANTNPPAKMSATVLRKRSADPPLAPQNECVTRVSQGQTDQGENREVRQPQQIRTRKIDTEPQNDRNSTDNNTKNKQEATDARPPIKRWRSRDETNPVKPRDDLTDRKNIFQRENSRDEERFRQEREKREELRNKRDELRRREQTEREKREELRKTEQEKEQENRSSIDDIRKRHEREREELRRLQEERDRQEAQMRQKSERDKIVNQQMNEKAEKDKQTGLNNQNKPLLRKTSRPEPEEVLRKTSRPEPEVLRKTSQLEPEQLLRKTSRPEPEEVLRKTSKPEPEVLRKTSRPEPEERVRKTSHPEPERMLKKTSRPEPEEVLRKTSRPEPEGLRKTSKPEPEGLLRKTSKIEPEEVLRKTSKLEPEGLLRKTSRPEPEGTLRKISKPESEGAQRKTSQPEPERVLRKTSGQETSEAPRKTSNQEPDKMCRKTSTEQMLKRSSKQEPEELLGKTSKQESDNEEPECLQDRVSRFGVQLRSRKQSNPPPPPKGPLPSESEEDLALMNDKNKLSNIKNKWESKIQNENEQRDRRRSLTQKPNKMENETSRKESMIENKPESRVETNETEKKPIKNSQTAPGKQLTQDQKDTQSKEGLQGKKDPSNKLVMHPTDQKERASEKPKDKDEKDSTEKVKQGLFFQDIKLKKAKTNIPEKTRPENKNFLEEVKLRKVETKPRPVHRVNSVVEFSDDEDDFLEERSEESDTESESEDSEEETDEDEETSEEESEEEEEEEEEEEKQTKIDNKAKKTETPQPTPQTNTPFEEVPRWEEPLTEEEEPELIWDQSTEDIISQSNNTLESPVPWWEQPQDAGSNNALESPVPWWEQPQDAGSNNTLESPVPWWEQPQDAGSNNALESPVPWWEQPQDAREWSPGSPVFKKDVFESMKVQSQPPPPPPPPSSKKQKDEGSGPPPPPPMPGLPPPPPPQPGSHPKRPTSAVKKQKLDQLKKAARSRPDWNGLLRDIESGIKLRRLPSCDKMDRSTPMLPNSRGKGGKFVYESEKPMAHNQLLHEIHRGVKLRKVKTNDRSKPCFKALGVKKLRRQLTMENINKLESIPSSSDEEEDIDKMRDDLQATKGQLEDEIKNRKKLERESKIYKIDIAALQAEVKRLKRQLRSAGINDPKPMTNGEADEIVPKLEKSMSKLRMHEDEVLDFSELDTLETEINNLKGQVDSYKKQAEDYTNKYNEVNQKLIVAENSASEWELRSNYYEKKFKALQKEHCIELPDIEIVGVQTDPIDFTPPPPSSPTEDDDRIPFPMPSKSGSRRSFASSVHKMESFKEEEEDDEDDDEEEEETEEESEESEEETEEEDEEKAAEKRAQNAARRLERDIKLMTNKLNNIKSKEERTREERKTIRDRMIKCCHDMKAEREMYFKTKRELDEMASAFKASDDEDDSSEDEDDSDDSDDSDEEEVPRKKEEGEEWWLDDTTKKPIKLKKKKKKKLDANGEEEKDSEQLPDIQEPVWSESEQEESEVDDEKNDSEKRLTKLKTRTQKHEQKHATLRKDVSALKTKLEHSEELLAAEKRRRQRLDEELHIMLAELS, encoded by the exons GCCTCCTAAAGGATCAGGAATTCGAGAGCCTTCAAAATCTGAAAGTCCTGGTTCTGAGCGTCAGTGGCAAGGAGACTCTTGGAGGCGACCCAATCGCTGGGACCAGTCACCACAAACTCCGACACAGCAGTCCATGCCTTCCACACCACAACCTGTCCAGTCTGCAGAGCCACAAGCAAATCTTGTCAGG AATGAAAGTCCTGTAGCTTCACAACCTCAACACAAATCAACTTTA ACCTGGACTCCAGTTCAGCCAGCAACAGACAGCAAACAACAGCAA CAAGCAAACACAAATCCTCCAGCAAAAATGTCAGCTACAGTGCTCAGAAAAAGGAGTGCTGACCCACCACTTGCCCCACAGAATGAATGTGTAACTAGGGTCAGCCAAGGTCAGACAGACCAGGGAGAGAACAGGGAAGTAAGGCAGCCACAGCAGATAAGAACACGGAAAATAGACACTGAACCTCAGAATGACAGAAACTCTACAGATAATAATACAAAGAACAAGCAGGAAGCTACTGATGCACGTCCACCCATAAAAAGATGGAGGAGCAGGGATGAAACAAATCCTGTGAAACCCAGGGATGATTtaacagacagaaaaaatatatttcagaGGGAAAACAGCAGAGATGAAGAGCGTTtcagacaagaaagagaaaaaagggaagagctgagaaataaaagagatgaacttaggagaagagaacaaactgaaagagaaaagagagaggaactaCGAAAGACGGAAcaggaaaaagaacaggaaaacagaAGTTCAATAGATGATATACGCAAaagacatgaaagagagagagaagaactgaGGCGATTacaggaggaaagagacagacaggaagcaCAAATGAGACAGAAATCAGAAAGAGACAAGATAGTCAATCagcaaatgaatgaaaaggCTGAGAAAGATAAGCAAACAGGACTAAATAATCAGAATAAACCACTTTTAAGAAAGACTAGTAGACCTGAGCCTGAAGAAGTGTTGAGGAAGACCAGTCGACCTGAGCCTGAAGTACTGAGAAAGACAAGTCAGCTGGAACCTGAACAACTGTTACGGAAGACCAGTCGTCCTGAGCCTGAAGAGGTGTTGAGAAAGACTAGTAAACCTGAGCCTGAAGTACTGAGAAAGACCAGTCGACCTGAGCctgaagaaagagtgagaaaaacaaGTCATCCAGAGCCTGAACGAATGCTTAAGAAAACCAGTCGACCTGAGCCTGAAGAAGTGCTGAGAAAAACCAGTAGACCAGAGCCTGAAGGACTCAGGAAGACCAGTAAACCAGAGCCTGAAGGATTACTGAGAAAAACTAGCAAAATTGAGCCTGAAGAAGTGTTGAGAAAGACCAGTAAATTAGAGCCAGAGGGACTACTGAGAAAAACTAGTCGGCCAGAACCGGAAGGAACACTGAGGAAAATTAGTAAACCAGAGTCTGAAGGGGCACAAAGAAAGACTAGCCAACCTGAACCTGAAAGAGTATTGCGAAAAACAAGTGGTCAAGAAACTTCAGAAGCTCCCAGGAAGACAAGTAATCAAGAACCTGATAAAATGTGCAGAAAAACTAGCACTGAGCAAATGCTAAAAAGGAGCAGTAAACAAGAGCCTGAAGAATTACTGGGGAAAACTAGTAAACAAGAGAGTGATAATGAAGAGCCAGAATGCTTGCAGGACAGAGTAAGTAGGTTTGGTGTACAGCTAAGATCCAGGAAGCAGtcaaatccaccaccaccacctaaagGACCTCTTCCCTCTGAAAGTGAAGAAGACTTGGCTCTCATGAATGACAAGAATAAGTTGTCTAATATCAAAAATAAATGGgagtcaaaaatacaaaatgaaaatgaacagAGAGATAGAAGGCGAAGTTTGACCCAAAAACCtaataaaatggaaaatgaaacaaGTAGGAAGGAGTCCATGATTGAAAACAAACCAGAAAGTAGAGTTGAAACAAATGAAACAGAGAAGAAACCCATTAAAAATTCCCAAACAGCTCCTGGAAAACAACTAACTCAGGATCAAAAAGATACCCAAAGTAAAGAAGGCTTGCAAGGTAAAAAGGATCCTTCAAACAAGCTGGTAATGCATCCTACTGATCAAAAAGAGAGAGCTTCAGAAAAACCAaaggataaagatgaaaaagacaGTACAGAAAAAGTAAAGCAAGGTTTATTTTTCCAAGATATCAAATTAAAGAAAGCTAAAACAAATATTCCTGAAAAAACAAGACCAGAAAACAAAAACTTTCTTGAAGAAGTCAAATTACGGAAGGTTGAGACAAAACCGCGTCCTGTTCACCGT GTAAATAGTGTAGTAGAGTTCTCAGATGATGAGGATGACTTCTTAGAAGAAAGA AGTGAAGAATCTGATACAGAATCAGAGTCAGAGGACTCAGAAGAGGAAACTGATGAAGACGAGGAAACATCAGAAGAagaatcagaggaggaggaggaggaggaggaggaggaggagaaacaaacaaaaatagataataaggCTAAGAAGACT GAAACACCACAGCCCACTCCTCAGACCAACACTCCG TTTGAGGAAGTTCCAAGGTGGGAGGAGCCATTAACTGAAGag GAAGAACCAGAGTTGATTTGGGACCAGTCTACAGAAGACATAATCTCTCAG TCTAACAATACTCTGGAAAGTCCTGTTCCATGGTGGGAACAACCTCAGGATGCAGGG TCTAACAATGCTCTGGAAAGTCCTGTTCCATGGTGGGAACAACCTCAGGATGCAGGG TCTAACAATACTCTGGAAAGTCCTGTTCCATGGTGGGAACAACCTCAGGATGCAGGG TCTAACAATGCTCTGGAAAGTCCTGTTCCATGGTGGGAACAACCTCAGGATGCCAGG GAATGGAGTCCAGGTTCACCAGTTTTCAAGAAAGATGTGTTTGAGAGTATG AAGGTGCAATCCCAgccaccaccccctccaccaccaccatcatctaaaaaacaaaaa GATGAAGGCTCAGgacctcccccacctcccccaatGCCTggactgccaccaccaccaccacctcagcctGGGAGCCACCCAAAGAGACCAACTTCTGCTGTCAAGAAACAAAAACTTGACCAACTTAAAAAGGCCGCCCGATCACGACCTGATTGGAATGGTCTACTGCGAGATATTGAG AGTGGTATTAAGCTTCGACGCTTGCCCTCCTGTGACAAAATGGACAGATCCACCCCTATGCTTCCAAACTCCAGAGGGAAAGGTGGCAAG TTCGTCTATGAATCAGAGAAGCCCATGGCCCACAATCAGTTGCTTCATGAAATTCATCGAGGTGTGAAGTTGCGTAAGGTCAAGACCAATGACAGGAGCAAGCCATGCTTCAAGGCTCTAG gtgTGAAGAAACTTCGCCGTCAACTTACtatggaaaacatcaacaaactGGAGAGCATTCCATCCTCCtcagatgaggaagaagatatTGATAAGATGAGGGATGACCTGCAGGCTACCAAAGGACAGCTTGAAGATGAGattaagaatagaaagaaactgGAAAGAGAAAGCAAGATTTATAAAATTGACATAGCTGCTTTACAAGCAGAAGTAAAAAGGCTGAAAAGACAACTAAGAAGTGCAGGCATTAATGATCCAAAGCCAATGACTAATGGTGAAGCAGATGAAATTGTGCCAAAATTAGAAAAATCCATGAGTAAATTACGAATGCATGAAGATGAAGTTTTGGACTTCTCTGAATTAGATACATTAGAGACTGAAATTAATAACCTTAAAGGTCAAGTAGATTCATACAAGAAACAAGCTGAGGActatacaaataaatacaatgaagtTAACCAAAAGTTAATTGTAGCTGAAAATTCTGCTTCAGAATGGGAGCTCCGTAGCAACTATTATGAAAAGAAATTCAAGGCCTTGCAGAAGGAACACTGCATTGAGCTCCCAGATATAGAAATTGTTGGTGTACAGACAGATCCTATAGATtttactccaccaccaccttcatcaccgaCAGAGGATGATGATAGGATACCTTTCCCCATGCCATCAAAATCAGGTTCCCGCAGAAGCTTTGCTTCATCAGTTCATAAAATGGAGAGctttaaagaggaggaagaggatgatgaagatgatgatgaggaggaggaggaaactgaagaAGAATCTGAAGAAtctgaagaagaaacagaagaggaagatgaagagaaagcaGCAGAGAAAAGAGCTCAAAATGCTGCACGAAGATTAGAAAGAGACATCAAGCTGATGACTAACAAACTTAATAACATAAAgtccaaagaagaaagaacacgagaggaaagaaagacaataagGGACAGAATGATAAAATGTTGTCATGACATGAAGGCTGAACGAGAGATGTACTTTAAAACTAAGAGAGAACTTGATGAAATGGCATCAGCTTTCAAAGCAtctgatgatgaagatgacagtagtgaagatgaagatgattcTGATGATTCTGATGATTCTGATGAGGAGGAAGTTcctaggaagaaagaagagggtgaAGAATGGTGGCTTGATGATACCACCAAAAAGCCAATAAAacttaagaagaaaaagaaaaagaaacttgatgctaatggagaagaggaaaaagattcTGAACAATTGCCTGATATACAAGAACCTGTGTGGAGTGAGTCTGAGCAAGAAGAGAGTGAGGTggatgatgaaaagaatgacAGTGAGAAAAGATTGACTAAACTTAAAACTAGAACACAAAAGCATGAGCAAAAACATGCCACTCTCAGGAAGGATGTAAGTGCTCTGAAGACTAAGTTAGAACATTCTGAAGAATTGCTTGCTGCAGAGAAGCGGAGACGCCAAAGATTGGATGAGGAACTTCACATTATGTTGGCTGAGTTATCATAG